One window from the genome of Mycolicibacterium gadium encodes:
- a CDS encoding tyrosine-protein phosphatase, translated as MPNPADPDALSGAWNFRDIAEEAGIRPGRFFRSSELSGLDDSGQAALLGFGITDVADLRSDREVERRGAGRVPGGVMIHRLPFHELSKPGAEAPHEQSFERMMTEKPDDEDVAVAAGRFMTEEYERFPTLAGAQLAVRQVISMLTEERPVITHCFAGKDRTGFTVATVLEAVGVDRDAIMADFLRSNAAVPRLRESILESIRNRSEDTTDEIVTFAEARLTEEVLGVREVYLDASRKAIDDQYGSLGNYLEALGITGAQLDLLRRSLLG; from the coding sequence ATGCCGAACCCTGCCGACCCTGATGCCCTGTCAGGAGCGTGGAATTTCCGTGACATCGCGGAGGAGGCCGGCATTCGGCCCGGCCGGTTCTTCCGGTCCAGTGAGTTGAGCGGGCTCGACGATTCCGGTCAGGCGGCGCTGCTCGGCTTCGGCATCACCGACGTCGCGGACCTTCGCTCCGACCGGGAGGTCGAACGACGCGGCGCGGGCCGGGTGCCCGGCGGCGTCATGATCCACCGGTTGCCGTTCCACGAACTATCCAAGCCCGGTGCCGAGGCGCCGCACGAGCAGAGCTTCGAGCGGATGATGACCGAGAAACCCGACGACGAAGACGTCGCGGTCGCCGCGGGCCGGTTCATGACCGAGGAATACGAGCGTTTCCCGACCCTGGCCGGCGCACAACTGGCTGTGCGGCAGGTCATTTCGATGCTGACCGAGGAACGACCGGTCATCACGCACTGCTTCGCGGGTAAGGACCGCACCGGTTTCACCGTCGCGACGGTGCTCGAGGCCGTCGGCGTCGACCGCGACGCGATCATGGCGGATTTCCTGCGCAGTAATGCCGCGGTGCCACGGCTTCGGGAGAGCATCCTCGAGTCGATCCGCAATAGGTCCGAGGACACCACCGACGAGATCGTGACGTTCGCGGAGGCCCGGCTCACCGAAGAGGTGCTGGGCGTGCGCGAGGTGTACCTCGACGCGTCCAGGAAGGCCATCGACGACCAATACGGCTCGTTGGGCAATTACCTTGAGGCCTTAGGAATCACGGGGGCACAACTGGATCTGTTGCGCCGCTCGCTACTGGGTTAG
- a CDS encoding acyl-CoA dehydrogenase family protein, with protein sequence MDFAMSAKGRDYHKRLSDFMTEFVFPAEKDYEAYRHEKGPDDHTVPPVIEDLKKLAKERGLWNLFLPAESGLTNLEYAPLAELTGWSMEIAPEVTNCAAPDTGNMETLHLFANEQQSKQWLEPLLNGEIRSAFAMTEPAVASSDARNIQTTMLRDGGDYVINGRKWWISGAADPRCKLLIVMGRTNPDAASHQQQSMILVPVDTPGVSIERSLPVFGWQDQHGHCEVSFDNVRVPVTNLLHEEGSGFAIAQARLGPGRIHHCMRAIGVAERALALMVDRVNNRIAFGKPLAEQGVVQQQVALSRNEIDQARLLCHKAAWVIDQKGNKEARNEVAMIKAVAPQMACNVIDRAIQVHGAAGVSDDTVLARLYGWHRAMRLFDGPDEVHMRTIARAELGREKSAFAAAVTAGSSR encoded by the coding sequence ATGGACTTCGCGATGTCGGCCAAGGGGCGGGACTACCACAAGCGGCTCTCTGACTTCATGACCGAGTTCGTGTTCCCGGCGGAGAAGGACTACGAGGCCTACCGGCACGAGAAGGGCCCCGACGACCACACCGTCCCGCCCGTCATCGAGGACCTCAAGAAGCTGGCCAAGGAACGCGGTCTGTGGAACCTGTTCCTGCCCGCCGAGTCGGGGCTGACGAACCTCGAATACGCTCCGCTGGCCGAGCTCACCGGCTGGAGCATGGAGATCGCCCCCGAGGTGACCAACTGCGCGGCGCCCGACACCGGCAACATGGAAACCCTGCACCTCTTCGCGAACGAGCAGCAGAGCAAGCAGTGGCTCGAACCGCTGCTGAACGGAGAGATCCGCAGCGCGTTCGCGATGACGGAGCCCGCGGTCGCCTCCAGCGACGCCCGCAACATCCAGACCACGATGCTGCGCGACGGCGGCGACTACGTGATCAACGGCCGCAAATGGTGGATATCCGGGGCAGCCGATCCCCGCTGCAAGCTCCTCATCGTGATGGGCCGCACCAACCCGGATGCCGCCAGCCATCAGCAGCAGTCGATGATTCTTGTTCCCGTCGATACGCCCGGTGTGTCGATCGAGCGGTCGCTGCCGGTTTTCGGATGGCAGGACCAGCACGGCCACTGCGAGGTCAGCTTCGACAACGTGCGGGTGCCGGTGACGAATCTGCTCCACGAGGAGGGCAGCGGTTTCGCGATTGCGCAGGCCCGCCTGGGGCCCGGCCGCATTCATCACTGCATGCGCGCCATCGGGGTGGCCGAGCGGGCCCTGGCACTGATGGTCGACCGGGTGAACAATCGCATCGCGTTCGGTAAGCCGCTGGCCGAGCAGGGCGTGGTCCAGCAGCAGGTGGCGTTGTCGCGCAACGAGATCGACCAGGCGCGCCTGCTGTGTCACAAGGCGGCTTGGGTGATCGACCAAAAGGGCAACAAGGAAGCGCGCAACGAGGTCGCGATGATCAAGGCGGTGGCCCCGCAGATGGCGTGCAACGTCATCGACCGCGCGATCCAGGTGCACGGCGCGGCGGGCGTCAGCGACGACACCGTGCTGGCTCGGCTCTACGGCTGGCACCGGGCCATGCGCCTGTTCGACGGCCCCGACGAGGTCCACATGCGGACCATCGCGCGGGCCGAACTCGGTAGGGAGAAATCGGCTTTCGCTGCGGCGGTGACCGCTGGATCTTCTCGGTGA
- a CDS encoding nuclear transport factor 2 family protein — protein MTESRPPYPPFTHETAVQKVQAAEDAWNTRDPERVSLAYTPDSQWRNRGVHVVGRAEIVAFLKQKWQRELDYVLRKSLWDFHANRIAVRFQYECRDAGGQWYRSYGNELWEFNPEGLMARREASINDVMIEESERRYFGPRPESEHGVDIPLW, from the coding sequence ATGACCGAAAGCCGTCCGCCGTACCCGCCCTTCACTCACGAGACCGCCGTCCAGAAGGTGCAGGCCGCCGAGGACGCCTGGAACACCCGCGATCCCGAGCGCGTCAGCTTGGCCTACACGCCCGATTCACAATGGCGCAACCGCGGCGTGCACGTCGTCGGCCGCGCAGAGATCGTCGCGTTCCTGAAGCAGAAGTGGCAGCGCGAGCTCGACTACGTCCTGCGCAAGAGTCTGTGGGATTTCCACGCCAACCGCATCGCCGTACGGTTTCAGTACGAGTGCCGCGACGCCGGCGGCCAGTGGTACCGCAGCTACGGCAACGAGTTGTGGGAGTTCAACCCAGAGGGCCTCATGGCCCGCCGCGAGGCCAGCATCAACGACGTCATGATCGAGGAATCGGAGCGTCGGTATTTCGGCCCGCGACCCGAGTCCGAGCACGGGGTCGACATCCCGCTGTGGTGA